From the genome of Zalophus californianus isolate mZalCal1 chromosome 5, mZalCal1.pri.v2, whole genome shotgun sequence:
ctgcccccccgcagCCCCCGGCCCCAAGGAACAGAAAGTGCTGAGGAGAAGCAGTGCAAAGGCCATGGGGCAAACCACTGGGGGCTTTAACACCAGAAACTCATCACTGGGGTGGGGGCTTGTCAAGAGATGTGCTGAGCCCACACATGAACAGTTAGCTGTGTGCCCGGCTTCTAGACAAACTCTTGTCTGTTCCAGTGGGCCTATCCCTTGGACACCCACACGGGACCAGGCAGTGCCAGGCAGGGTGGGCAGCAGAGGGTCAGAGCTGCCCAGGGATGGCAGGACCAGGTGCCACCGGGCAGGAGGCTTGAGGGATCTCAGGGTCAGGCAGCCCCTCACCTGTCAGAGGGATCCTCTCACCTGTTCCCACTCTGCCCAGTGGCCAGCTCAGCTCTTCTCCCTGGCAAGAGGAGGAGACAACCTctgagtaattctttttttttccaagtttcacGGATCTCCAGTACTAGAAAGTGATGAATAAGTCTGTGGTTTGCTTTGGAGGTTCCATGTCAGATAAAGATTCTTCCGACATCCGCCCCACTCGTCGGGGTGTAGGCACGAGGCCTCGGTGTATAAAAGACAGGAGACCGTGTCGCATGCTTCAGAACGCCACAAGGGACCAGGACAAGGCAAAATACACCCTGTAGCCCGAACATGAACAGCCTCCCCATCCTGCATCTTCTCCTGTTCCTGCTTGGATTCCAAGCCCTACAGGCACAGGGGCGGTCCTTGTCGGCATACCAGCCTAAGCAATACTTCAAGATGATCAGTGAAATTATGGACGTCTTAAACACTTCACCCTCGCCTTCAGAAGTGAGTAACTGGGAAAAGGTGGGCAGAGGGCGGAGAGGGGCTCGCAGGTGTCTCAGGCCAACAGGACTCAcggctctctctccctcggcccccaCAGGAAGCCTTGGACCCAAATGAGATAAACACCCTGCTGGTAAGCACTCAGCCCACACTTGGGCACACCTGGATCCCAATCCACTTTCTGCCTGTCGCCCCACCTTGCCTAGCCTCAGTGTTTCCTCTGCCAACAGGGTTAACAGTGTGTATCTCAGTGGGGTCACTGTGAGAATTACGTGGAACCAGTGCATAGAGTCACCAGACGAGTGTCAGGTGTTAGCAAGTGTTCAATACATTTTCCCAGGCAGGTCTATaataggaaaatgtttttttttttttttttaattacaaatgaaaaGGCAGCTATAGGTGAATAATTCCAAAGGCCTTAAGCTCTTCATTTTTCAGTGGGGCAGCCTAAAATTTCCCCCATGAActtgcctgcttccttccttttccttgagACACTGAATCCTGTTTCTCATGCTGACTGGCCCTGGGCATTATCGTTTACACTTATTTTTCCTAGTTTCAGTTGGCTTCCATGGTTATCTCACTTTTGTTTGCATGGCAATCCTTGGGTCCAGCAGGAGGTTGAATCTCTCCTGAGTTTGTTAGCCATGTATATCCCCCTCTTTTTTCACAGGCTGCACCCATGTCCTGCTGGGGTTGGGGTCTCTGCaattttcttcctgatttctAGAAGCCCTTCATTCAGTCAAGGCAGTAATCCTGTTATCTGGCCTCTTTGCTGCAAATACTCCCCTTGGCCAGCCCTCCACCTTTTGTAGATCTTCTTTTGGGCAATACTTTCCCCTCCAAGTGCAGAAAGATCCACCCAGGCCCTGCGTGCAGCTTATCTGGAGCCAGGGGCTTGGGGCTGAGGGAAGTAGGCCTTGCTTGGGGTGTACACTCGCCTCGAGGCCTGTGCCCTTAGGGGCATCTTAGGGACCCACCTAGGGCAAGAAGGGGACTAGGAGGGGATTGTCCAAGGATGTCCCTGAAAGCAGACTTGAAAAACTGCGGATGACTTCAGCCATGGGAAGGCTGAACCCCAACCTTTTCCTCTTACATGTATTCTCGGTCCCCTTAGAACACTACTCTTCTGAGGCCAAACCTGGATGCATTCTTGAATGCTACCAAAAATTTCTACAACAATGAGTCACTAATCTGGAAAAATCTTAAGGTGGGTAAAGCTGTTGAGGGTTTTGGGGATCCCCGCATTGGCCCTGACCAACCtctgggaaggggaggcagggcctGCTCCCTTTCCAGGTGAGTCTCTGACTGTCTGCTTTGGTCTCTTCCCACAGGAATTCCTGCCACTCCTGCCCAATCCCACACCCAGGGTAAGCTGACCCCCAAGATGCCCCTGCAGGTGGGACTCTCAGCCATGACTTGACCCCTAGCCTGTCATCTACCTTCAACCTAATGCCACCTTCCTGGTTTCTTCACAGGGAGAACCGATCTATATTGAGAATAACTGGGATGATTTccaaaagaagctgaaaaaatatCTGGAGGCCCTTGATAACTTTCTGACTTTCAAGAACAAGCACTGAGTCCTGGAGTTCTGTGGGATGTCCCTCCGTCTCTGGGCCTTCTCACCATGGGGCCTTGGACATCAGACACAGCAGGACACCTGAATACTCTGGGATGTCTCTCACACAATCCAgggatttcattttctctggtgGAGTTAGATGGGTTGTTCATGATCTAATTTCTGAAATGTGCTGCCTCCATTTGGCCTTTTGCGATGATGTTCTCATTTTAATCCTattgaagttatttatttatgtatgtttttatttattatcttatgcAATATgaagtgtatttattttagaaaaggagCCTATGTCCTGCTCCTTCTAAACAAGACTCAAGAGGGGGACTTGGGGCTTGTTCATTTGTACCTCAGGTTTTAAACTGATTTCTACACATCTGAGAAAATAAACCACACTCGCTGAACAACTGCTTTGTTGCCAGTGTCTCAATTTGACTCAGGTCTTAGTAAACCTCTTGCCTGATGACTGAgcagccctccacccccccacccccagcaagtcTCCCTGCCACCGGATGGGTCCTGGAACCCACACCCTGGAAATCTGTGGTCTACTGGGGAGCCAGATTgagttttagaaaatacaaatctGACCAGGTTGGTCTGATACTTAATTTCCAAGTCCTCAGGGGTTTCTGGACCTTGTCCTCAGCCTTGAGATAGCAAAAGGGGCCTGCCTCCACctgttgtttctatttccttatgcCTACAACTACCAACGTCCTTGATGTGCCAGCCAACAGAAGCACTCACTGTGGCTTCCGGGACGAACCACACACCTTTCTTGAGACCTCTAAATTTTTGCCCACATCGACACCTCAGCCTCAAATGCCCTGACCCTGACTCCACATGGTGAGTTCCTACCTCAGAGACCAACTCGAATGCCACCTACCTCTGCTGTGTGCACTATACCAGGACAGAGCTCTTGTCTGGGATAGGTGGGTAGACGGGGACCCACTGGAAGGACAGCCGTGTAGCCCAGGGCAGCGCAGACTGATGTGGACGGTGCAGCCTGGGTGATCACTGAGTATGGTTTCATTGTGCACCTGACCCTTGACGTCCCAGGGCCCCTCTGGCCCTGAgtgcctccctctctggctccccgGCATCCTGTCTCTCCTCCAGTCTGGGCTTGTGGGGCAGAAAGGGGAGAGCGAGGCTTCCTCTGTCACCACGATAAGGACTGATGTCATCCCGTCTGACTCCCCACAAGTTCCATAAAGGCTTTGGACGCCAACACCAGATGCCGGGGGCCAGGtcctcttcttttctgtttcccccGCCTTGATCCACCCCTCCCCTTCCGTGCTGGGTAAGGAACAGCCCAGTTGCTCCGATGGGACAGCAGGAGGTCAAAGAGGGATCTGCTACTACCTCAGAAATATATTCCTCCACATTCCTCCTCCTAATAAAATTTTGTGTTCCCACAAAAGTAATTTTCTTCTcactcatccccccccccccccccccccccccgctccagcCTGGCCCATGGACGGCACTGTGGGTGCTCAGCGAAGATTCTGTGTTGCCCAGGGCGGTGGGAGGAGCTGGAGAAGCTGCTGCAGTTTCTGGTGGAGCCACTAGGGGGAGCCGGGCCACAGGATGAGAGTGCGCCCAGAGAGTCCGGGTCCCCAGCCGGCTTTCCCGCTTCTCcggctcccctgcctccctcgCTCTCCCACCCGCACCTGGCGGCTGGTCCTAATTTCATCCTGGCTGAGGCAGGCATTTGTGCACCACTCCCATGTGCCCGGGATGAGTGCCTGCTCGTCACCTCCTCTTCACTCCCTGGAGAGTGGGTCCGCAACTCTCCGCCTCTGCCAGCCCTGCTACCCTCTGTCCTGGTGGAGAGGAGACGGACCTGGCCTGTCCTGCCATGCTTCTCCCACGCCTCGTCCTCAGCAGGCCAGAGCCGATGGTGGATGGAACCAGCTCACACTGGCTCACAGAGCCAATTGTTCAATCTTTTAACAAGTTGCCAACCAGTTATCAAACCATCTGTAGCTTGAGATTGGGCCCAGTGACAGTATTTACACTACGGacatcagcaaatgctacaaCGTGGACTCCTTCCACTGGGAATCTGTTAACTTTTACCAGCTGCTGGAGCTCCTCTCACCTGGCAGTCTGCCATTTTGTTCTTACCTGGCTGTCCCCATTCAGGGCCCCTCCTGGAAGCTCCACACTGTTCTCACTCCAGGCTGGATGGCACAACACTCCTTCAGTGCCTTGGgattcatccattcagcaaacTCTGGCTGGGCACCCACGTGTCAGGGCTTGTCCTGGATGCCTGGGGTTATGGCAGTGAACTAGTCCGATGGAGCGGGGCTGGGGAGGTTGCCTTACACTGAGCGGTCTGGGAAGGCCTTTCTGAGCAAGTCACACATAGGTTGCAACCTGAATGAGGAGAAAGTGCCTGCTGTGTGACAACACGAGGAAAGAGCTCTGGACAGAGAGAACAGTGCAAAGATCCAGAGACCGAAATGGGCCAAAAGCATTcacagaacagaaggaaaaccGTGACAGGAGCGAATGCTGGTGGGGAGCCCACAACCCTCCTTcagcctcttccctttccctcctcagGCCCAGGCCCTGTTTGAGTGACTCATGACTGAGGTGGGAGTGAGTGGTCAGTCAGACACAGACCTGGTGCAGGAAGatctgggcgggggggggctgttaaagggggaggggagctccGCAAAGACAGGCCCAGAAAGCAGTGGGGAGACAAGTGGCAGTGACATGCGCGAGAGGAGGTGAGCCTTTTCAGATACTCTGGGATCTCCCCTTCTTACAGAACAGTCCAGCCTGCTCCAGGTTGGATTGGGATGAACATGGGCCTGATCCACTGAGGCTCACCCTTGATCCCAAACCTCAGATCTTGCCTGGGGCCAGTacagccctgggctggggcctgGAACCAAGTGGTGGTCAGTTCCCAATCAGGTTGGGGCCCTTCTATACCATGCTCAGGCACCTGCTGGGAGAGGTGGTGACTGCTTGGCCTAATGGGAGGTCCCGGGGTACTCACATCTCCCCTGCAGGTCTGTTAGTTTCACATCTTCTCTCTGAGCCTGCCCAGAGCTCCTTAGTGCCAGGTCTGTAAGTCCATTCGCCACCAGTGGGCAGCAAAGCACCATCGTAAGTCCCACGAAGGCCCTCTGAAAATCAAAATTCCCACCTTCACAAATCCAAGGTGCCTTTTCAGCTGGAAAGTAGATCACCTCAaccaggaattttattttttaagaaatattgtaGCTTTACATCAGAAGGGCAGTATAAGAGAGCATATATGCTCTTTCCTAAAAAActtggaaatacagaaaaatcaagcaCAGAGAAATTGCTAGGAAGGCAAGCCTGGAAGGAGAGGATCCCCTCAGACAGACATCGGCACCTCACTCCATAGAAAGAACCCTCCTGCTCCAGAAGGGGCTCTGCTCTTCCCACCCTGTCCTGGAAACTGCATTTGACTTAGTTCAGTAAATACCTGGAGGACTTTCCACAGCTTCCTAGGCTGGGGCCAGGGCTTGGGGAGATgctgagccaggccctgggggccgcTTGGCCATGTCCCAGCACAGTGCCGTGGGGGTTATTACAGACACAGTGATGGATGAACAGGTACAGGTCTTGTTAGAGGGGCTTCCCACAGATGGTGATGCACAGGGAGCTTGAGAAAGGACTAGGGGTTCATCTTGCAGAGAGATGTAGGAAAAGGGATGGCAGGCAGATGACACTGGCAAGCAAGGGAATGAAGATCTAAGACTACAAAGTAAGCTGGGAGCACGGGGAGCATCCAGGCCACTTATAGGGCCAGAGTGTGTGTGTCAAGTGGCTCGCTGGAACCAGGCCCTCCAGAGCTTCCTTGGTCACTGCCTTTGCCTCTGGAGCCCAGTCACCCTGGGCCTTGGGCACCTCTGGGTCTCAGCCtggtcccctcccccattcattcttctctGATCCCCAGTACAGCCTAGCCTGGCCTGGCCACTGTGGAGACAGCAAGACTGAACAACCATGGCCTGAGGAGTGCTGCGTGTACAGATGGAGAGGGATAGGATGGTGCCACATTGGACGCCATGTTTAATGTCCACAGGAAGGAGccagaacagagggagagagatgctgaatgaaagaggagcagCCAAGCAGAGCAGAATCCTTGGGCCCAcggtgggcaggagggagaggcagaggctgtGTGGGCCAGAGTGGAGGGTTGAATGAATTCCTTCTGGGGGCCAGGAACTCGATTTTTCCCTTGAAAATCTCAGGTCAGGCTTATGGAGGGGGAGATGGATCAGGCAAAGTTGCTGCTGCCCTCCTGGACTGAAGAGGGGCTCAGGGAATCCCCTCAATGACCCCATCAAGTCTAcaattaaccccattttacacatgaagaaactgaggcacagagaaattaagggagTCTGACTGCAGAGCCTGTGAATCCTTAAGCCGCAGTGCTCTGGCCAATGCCCACTGAGGCACGGGAGCCTTTCAAGTCTAGTCCCCTGGCCCGACCCAGTCCTCTAGAGGGACCTCCTAGCTCTAGAGCCTCGTGGTTCCAGCTCCAGCGGCGAGCGGCGCAGCCACAGAGCCTCAGCTCCATCTTTCCCTTACCGAGCCACCAAACACGGACCACCCAAATCCTCCAGACGCCCAccgtccctcctcctccccagcgcCGCCCCTGTACACGCACCCTGAGCTGGGCCCTCCGCGGTCCCGTCcatgtgcccccctcccccacgcctCACGGAGTTTCCGAGAGGGACgccagggctccctccctcagACAGCTGCTCCGCATCCCAGCTGTCCCTGGCGCTTCCTCCAGTGGGCACCATGCAAGTGTCCTGACCGAGCCCTGCCCCAGAGGGTCCGCGGGCTGCGCAGAGACCGCCCGGGGCAGCCAGGGACAGCAGGCTGTGCGGACGAGGCTGGGCGCCTCTGCAGTGGCCGTGTCAGGGAGGCGGGGCGAGGGCAGCCTCTGGAATGCGAGGGCAAGGAACATGGCCGGCCGTGGCTGGCGTGAGAGGACATAGTCACAGCCAGAGCTGTAAGAGCACGGGAGTGGGGAGTGGGATGGCGGAGTGCTCCCTCGCCTCCTCCTTCCACTGTGTCTGTCCTGACCCTTGTGGGCCTACAGGGGCCCTCCTGAATatggtaatagtaataataataataataaaccagaCAGCCACTGCTCCCCCTCAGAGGGGCTGTGAGCCTTGAATCAGGGACGGGCATGAAACACCAGGGACAAACCCACCTGTACCAGTGGGTACCCAATAAATATGACTCTGTTCTCCCCCCGCTGACGGCCAGACTCAATGGCTGCTCGTTCCTATAAGGCCCTGGGCCATGGGCAGCCTGGGGCCACCTCCTCCTTGCCAGAACAGGGGGCGGACTAGGGAGGATGGTCCCCTGTCTGGATGTTCTCAGTTGGCTCTTTCCCTGTGACTGATTTTCCAGTTAGTCGACCTCATATATCCAGGATTTGCctcctggggctgggaggaggcaggtaTTTGGGTACTGGGGAGGGGGTCTGTCTGTACAGGGAAACCCCTCTTCAGGAAAGCCTACCTCCAGGCCTTGAGAAGGCTCTAGAGGCTGGTCCACATCCCAGCAATCACTCTCCTCTCTTAAGGCCAGGGAGAtagaggccaggggtggggaggcaccCAGTCAGCCAAAATAGAAAACATCACTCCATGTAGCCCAGTACTCTCCAACAACTGCAAAGTAGGCCTCCATCCTCTTGTGGAGATGAGCCAACTGGGGCTCAGAGATGGAAGTCATGGCTTGAGGTCATGCAGCAAGAAGGGCGAAGCTTGGAGGCAAGCCCCCCACTCTGCATTCATTGTAAAGGGAGTTGCTGTACCCCAGCAGGCTACACAGGGAACTCAGCACAACCCATACTAGGGGGTGGCCTGAGGGAGTGAGAAATAAagagatgtttgttttttttttttaaagatttgtttatttgagagagagagagaatgagagacagagagcacgagagggaagagagtcagagggagaagcagactccctgctgagcagggagcccgatgcgggactcgatcccgggactccaggatcatgacctgagccgaaggcagtcgcttaaccaactgagccacccaggcgcccagaaataaAGAGATGTTGCGGGAGAGAGAGTTTTGAGTCTATGGCCCCAAGGCTGGGAGGAGAAATTCCCAAGGAGCCCCTTCAGCCATCCTGGAGACACTTCGTGGGCCAGCCCCCTCTACAACTCACCTATTCATTGTTACCTTTATCACTACTCTTCCTGGGCCCTTGGCCTGAGAGCGGGGGTTGTTCACTCctgtgaggggctgggggcctctgGGTAAGATGCCAGAGGCAGAGGTACATAACAGGGAGCAGAGGGTGGCCTGGAGGCTCAAGGGCAGCACCCTCTGGGACCTAAAGACCCAGAAGCAAGAGATGGACCTGCCCAAAAAGAGACTCAGTGAGAGTCTGAGGGAGCCCTGGCACTTTGGAAATGTCCTGAAGGAGGCTCATTCCAGAACCACCAGAACGGAAAGCCCACATCTGCAACCTTGATTCTGGCCCATCAGCTCCAGACGGAGGCAGGTGTGGGAACTGGGCACAGATCCCCAGGCTCTTACCCAGCACACTGGACTGGAGTCCAGCCTCGAACACAAAGGG
Proteins encoded in this window:
- the LOC113928606 gene encoding interleukin-3-like; the encoded protein is MNSLPILHLLLFLLGFQALQAQGRSLSAYQPKQYFKMISEIMDVLNTSPSPSEEALDPNEINTLLNTTLLRPNLDAFLNATKNFYNNESLIWKNLKEFLPLLPNPTPRGEPIYIENNWDDFQKKLKKYLEALDNFLTFKNKH